A genomic segment from Vanessa cardui chromosome 30, ilVanCard2.1, whole genome shotgun sequence encodes:
- the LOC124542266 gene encoding ruvB-like 2, giving the protein MASLAAAQVQEVRSITRIERIGAHSHIRGLGLDDALEPRAISQGMVGQKMARKAAGVILQMIREGKIAGRAVLLAGQPGTGKTAIAMGLAQALGPDTPFTSMAGSEIYSLEMSKTEALTQSIRKSIGIRIKEESEIIEGEVVEVMVERSAGGGGARSGRLTLKTTDMETNYDMGTKMIDSLLKEKVQAGDVITIDKATGKINKLGRSFARARDYDATGQQARFVQCPEGELQKRKEVVHTVTLHEVDVINSRTHGFLALFSGDTGEIKSEIREQINSKVAEWREEGKAEMIPGVLFIDEAHMLDIECFSFLNRALESETAPVVIMATNRGITRIRGTNYKSPHGIPLDLLDRMIIVPTTPYSHQELREILNIRCEEEDCQMSADALTVLTRVATETSLRYAIQLITTASLVAKRRKASEVSMEDVKKVYSLFLDEHRSEQFLKEYQDEFMFNDGGGDASQMMDVAQ; this is encoded by the exons ATGGCT TCGTTAGCAGCGGCGCAAGTACAAGAAGTCAGGTCAATAACTCGTATAGAGCGCATAGGCGCCCATTCCCACATACGCGGACTGGGTTTAGATGATGCGCTGGAACCAAGAGCTATATCCCAGGGCATGGTGGGCCAGAAGATGGCGAGGAAGGCGGCCGGCGTCATCTTGCAGATGATTCGAGAAG gTAAAATAGCAGGCCGAGCAGTATTGCTTGCCGGTCAGCCGGGGACGGGAAAGACAGCTATTGCTATGGGCTTGGCCCAAGCTCTGGGACCCGATACACCATTTACAAGCATGGCCG GATCAGAGATATACTCGCTGGAAATGAGCAAGACAGAAGCATTGACACAGTCCATAAGGAAATCAATTGGAATAAGAATCAA AGAGGAATCCGAGATAATCGAAGGCGAGGTCGTGGAGGTGATGGTGGAACGGTCAGCGGGGGGAGGGGGCGCGCGCTCCGGAAGACTCACGCTGAAGACGACGGACATGGAGACCAACTACGACATGGGCACTAAGATGATCGATTCACTGCTCAAGGAAAAG GTTCAAGCCGGAGATGTCATAACAATAGATAAGGCAACGGGGAAGATCAATAAGTTGGGAAGGAGCTTCGCACGCGCCAGGGACTACGACGCGACAG GTCAGCAGGCTCGCTTCGTCCAGTGTCCAGAGGGAGAGCTCCAGAAACGGAAGGAGGTTGTCCACACGGTCACACTGCACGAGGTCGACGTAATCAATTCCAGGACCCATGGATTCCTAGCGCTATTTTCTG GTGATACAGGAGAGATCAAGTCGGAGATACGAGAACAGATCAATAGCAAGGTGGCCGAGTGGAGGGAGGAGGGGAAAGCGGAAATGATACCGGGTGTACTCTTCATTGACGAG GCCCACATGCTGGACATCGAATGCTTCTCGTTCCTTAACCGAGCTCTAGAATCTGAAACAGCACCGGTCGTGATCATGGCTACGAACAGAGGCATCACGCGCATCAGGGGGACAAACTACAAGAGTCCCCACGGAATACCCCTCGATCTCCTGGACAGAATGATCATCGTGCCGACGACGCCGTACTCCCACCAGGAATTGAGAGAAATACTGAATATTAG ATGCGAAGAGGAAGACTGTCAAATGTCAGCGGACGCGCTGACTGTCCTCACGCGCGTCGCTACGGAAACCTCGCTGCGATACGCGATACAGCTGATAACTACAGCGTCACTGGTCGCCAAGCGGAGGAAGGCTTCTGAG GTCAGCATGGAAGATGTAAAGAAAGTCTACTCGTTATTCCTAGATGAGCACCGTTCAGAACAGTTCCTGAAAGAGTACCAAGATGAATTCATGTTCAACGACGGGGGTGGAG ATGCATCGCAGATGATGGATGTGGCTCAATAA